A genomic segment from Vagococcus zengguangii encodes:
- a CDS encoding GNAT family N-acetyltransferase gives MLTFKTTKDIATADLLSLYTPVGWRSYTSEPEKLTQAIKQSYYVLSAWEDERLVGLIRCISDGLTILYVQDLLVLPDYQNQGLGSQLMQQTFETFKDIRQKVLITSDAPDVRHFYEKQAMNSCDQGQAVAFYREY, from the coding sequence ATGCTAACATTTAAAACAACAAAAGATATTGCAACAGCTGATTTATTATCACTTTATACGCCAGTCGGTTGGCGTAGCTACACCAGTGAACCAGAAAAATTAACACAAGCCATTAAGCAATCCTACTACGTCTTGAGTGCTTGGGAAGACGAGCGGCTAGTTGGACTCATCCGCTGCATTAGCGACGGCCTAACGATTCTTTACGTCCAAGACCTACTAGTCTTACCTGACTATCAAAATCAAGGACTCGGCTCACAACTCATGCAACAGACGTTTGAAACATTCAAAGACATTCGTCAAAAAGTCTTAATCACAAGCGACGCCCCTGACGTTCGACATTTTTACGAAAAACAAGCGATGAATTCTTGTGATCAAGGTCAGGCCGTCGCCTTTTATCGCGAGTATTAA
- a CDS encoding bacteriocin immunity protein, producing the protein MTIAEESKELVHELYNKLARRPEKSSELLDVMDVLYQVYLKIDETKYPERLINRLVNYIYSTGLKGKLYFPEDENRLITSLGIIGCKAGLNGLYRAHYGDKSQFYSYFDSEKGR; encoded by the coding sequence ATGACGATTGCAGAAGAAAGTAAGGAATTAGTGCATGAATTGTATAATAAATTAGCTCGTAGACCAGAAAAAAGTTCAGAATTATTAGATGTTATGGATGTGTTATATCAAGTTTATCTCAAAATAGATGAGACCAAATACCCGGAAAGATTAATCAATCGCTTAGTGAATTATATTTATAGCACGGGTCTAAAGGGAAAGTTATACTTTCCGGAAGATGAAAATAGGCTAATCACAAGCTTAGGGATTATTGGATGCAAAGCGGGTTTGAATGGCTTATACCGAGCGCATTACGGCGATAAATCACAGTTTTATTCTTATTTTGATTCGGAAAAAGGAAGATAG